The DNA window AGCAGGGCGTGTACAAGCGCGCGCTCGAGCCGTGCATCGGCCTGGAGGCCTTCCGCGCCGACCCTGCGAAGAACCCGCTCGGCACCCCGTCGGGCAAGATCGAGATCTACTCCGAGCAGCTGGCCGAGATCGCGGCCACGTGGGAGCTCGACGAGGGCGACGTCATCAACCCCATCCCCGTATTCACGCCCGGCTTCCAGGGCTACGGCGCCGTGACCGAGGAGTTCCCGCTGTACTGCGCCGGCTTCCACCACAAGAGCCGCACCCACTCGTCGTTCGGCTTCATCGAGGAGCTCGAGCAGGTGGCGCGCCAGCAGCTGTGGATCAACCCGATGGACGCCGAGCCGCGCAGCATCAAGGACGGCGACACGGTATCGGTGAAGAGCCCCGCGGGCGAGGTGCGCATCGAGGCTAAGGTCACGCCGCGCATCATCCCCGGCACCGTCGGAATCCCGCAGGGCGCGTGGCACAAGGCCGACATGGCCGGCGACCGCGTGGACGAGGGCGCGTGCGTCAACACGCTCACCACCTACAAGCCCTCGCCCTACGCGAAGGGCAACGGCAACGCGCATTCCATCATCGTTCAAGTGGCCAAGGCGTAAGGGAGGGAGGACGACATGACCCAGTACGGATTCTACTTCGATAGCACCCGCTGCACGGGCTGCCGCACCTGCGAGATGGCGTGCAAGGACTACAAGGACCTGCCGCAGACCATGGCCTTCCGCCGCGTGTACGACTACGAGGGCGGCGGCTGGACGGATGCCGGCGAGGGCGCCTACACCTCCGACGCGTTCGCCTACCATGTGTCGCTGGGGTGCCAGCACTGCGCGATGCCGGCATGCATGGCCAAGTGCCCCTCGGGTGCCATCGTGAAGGACACCGAGACGGGCCTGGTGGCCATCGACGAGGAGAAGTGCACAGGTGCCGGCATGTGCGTCGCCACCTGCCCCTACAACGTGCCCGTCCTCGACACGGAGGCGAAGAAGGGCCTGAAATGCGACGGGTGCGCCGAGCGCGTGGCCGAGGGGCTCAACCCCGTCTGCGTGGAGGCGTGCCCCCTGCGCGCGCTCGAGTTCGGCGACATCGAGGAGCTGCGCGCCAAGCACGCGGGCACCGTGGCCGGCATCGCGCCGATGCCCTCGCCCGACGAGACGACGCCGTCCATCGCCATCCTGCCGTGCCCGGCGGCGAAGGAGCCCGGCGACACGACCGGGGCCATCGCCAACGAGAAAGAGGTGACGGACGTTCCCGCCGCCTAGGCGAACGACCGCACGGACCCTCCCCTTCGGCGCTCAGGCCGCCGCGCTCAGGCGCGGCGGCCGCGCCGTGTATAATGGCCTCCCACCAACCGAGCGCGGGACGCGGGGCCCGCGACGAAAGCGACGATCAGCATGCCACGGGGTTTCTTCTTCGACAACACG is part of the Arabiibacter massiliensis genome and encodes:
- a CDS encoding DMSO/selenate family reductase complex B subunit, whose product is MTQYGFYFDSTRCTGCRTCEMACKDYKDLPQTMAFRRVYDYEGGGWTDAGEGAYTSDAFAYHVSLGCQHCAMPACMAKCPSGAIVKDTETGLVAIDEEKCTGAGMCVATCPYNVPVLDTEAKKGLKCDGCAERVAEGLNPVCVEACPLRALEFGDIEELRAKHAGTVAGIAPMPSPDETTPSIAILPCPAAKEPGDTTGAIANEKEVTDVPAA